CAAAAGCATCCGCATGTGCAGCAGCAAAACGGGAGGCCATCACACCTCCGAGGGAATGCCCACCGATTACGAAAATTTCATCAGGATGATGGGCCGCCAGAATAGAAGCTGCTCGATCACCGCCAAAAACGGCCAGATTCATAGGCATTTTCACAATATAGGTCCTATGCCCTGCCTGCGCTAAGGCTTGCGCATAAGTGGCGTAGCTTTCCGGTTTAACTAGACCTCCGGGATAGTAGATCATGCTCGGTTGTACCGGATTCTTAGGTTCAAACAGAATGACTTGACCTTGTTCGCTTACAGTAACGGTTTCATTGCTTTTCATAGCTTCAAGTGCGGCAGCATCAGGTTGATAAGGTCGCAAATACCAATAAATAATAGCCACAAGTATAATTAATAAGACTAAGGCCCATTTCCACCAATGACGTTTAAAAGCTCTCATCATACATCACCTCTCGCCATGTAGGTTATCAAGTCCTATTAGAAGTGTCAAGGCATACACATTTGAAGGAGACTGGTAGGTATGAAAGCATTTTTTTGACGGATCTGGATGGTGTATAATGGAATAAAAAAGCGAGGTTGTCTTATGCCTAGATATATGGCGTTATTGCGCGGTATTAATGTAAGCGGTCAGAAATTGATTAAAATGGACAAGCTGCGAAGCATTTTCGAAGCGATGGGGTATCAACGTGTAATCACGTATATTCAGAGTGGGAATGTGATTTTCGATAGTGAGGAAAGTGCAGAAACTACCCGTGAGCGCATTGTCCAAGAATTGTTGGCTCAGCTCAATTATGATATACCTGTTATTATTCGATCACTCACTGAGATGCATGAGATTGTTGAGCAGACACCCTATCTAACTGTTGACGAGGAAGAGGGGGAACAGCGTTACGTTACTTTATTGTCTCAACTTCCTACAGACGAGGCGGTAGAGAAATTGGCATCCTTTCAGAATGAAGTGGATGAATTCCGGGTGATTGGGCTTACCGTTTATATGCTTATTCGCAAGAATTATGGTGAAACGAAGTTCAGCAACAATTTCCTGGAGAAAAAACTAGGTGTGACCGCAACGACAAGAAATTGGCAAACGATGAACAAACTGATTCAATTAGCTGAGGAAGGGAGCTGATTAGTATGGCTTATGATGATTCGCGAATGAGTTACACCAATACCTTCATCCTTGTTTCA
Above is a genomic segment from Paenibacillus sp. HWE-109 containing:
- a CDS encoding alpha/beta hydrolase, giving the protein MMRAFKRHWWKWALVLLIILVAIIYWYLRPYQPDAAALEAMKSNETVTVSEQGQVILFEPKNPVQPSMIYYPGGLVKPESYATYAQALAQAGHRTYIVKMPMNLAVFGGDRAASILAAHHPDEIFVIGGHSLGGVMASRFAAAHADAFAGVFFLASYPDPKGSLLTANLPVISLIGSKDGAVKQDAFTAARSDLPTTTEYHTIQGGNHSQFGSYGFQKGDHPADISAKQQLDETIKLLLNWEKVALKSIKATP
- a CDS encoding DUF1697 domain-containing protein; this translates as MPRYMALLRGINVSGQKLIKMDKLRSIFEAMGYQRVITYIQSGNVIFDSEESAETTRERIVQELLAQLNYDIPVIIRSLTEMHEIVEQTPYLTVDEEEGEQRYVTLLSQLPTDEAVEKLASFQNEVDEFRVIGLTVYMLIRKNYGETKFSNNFLEKKLGVTATTRNWQTMNKLIQLAEEGS